The DNA sequence ACGCTTGTAGCCGGGCTCTTTCTTGCTACCGTAGCCGCGGCTAAGGATCGCCACTTTGCGGCCACGCTCGGTGAGTGACTTGGCGAATTTTTCCACGACGGGTGTTTTGCCGGTGCCGCCAACGGTGAGGTTCCCGACGACGACGACGAGGCAGCCCAGTGGCTGGTCACGCAGGACGCGCTTATTGTAGAGGAAAAATCGAGTCTGAACGATGCCGCTGAAGACCATGGACAGCCCGCGCAGAAAGCCGCCCACCATGGACTCAATGCGCCCATGCCGACGGTCGAAAGCGACGTCGATCATGAATTCTTCCAGTCGCTCCATGCGGTGCTTCCAGCGTTCTTTAAAGCTCAGGTCCATCAGGTTATCCCGCCTACCATGAAGGTTCTCGCCGCGAAGAAAAGAGGAATCCGCCAAGGAATTTCTCTGCGGAGGCTCGCCCGGATCAGCGGGGCGCAATAAAACCGGCATGCTCGCACATTGTGCATGGCCCTGGATGTCATGGCCTCCCGCGGCGATCGTTTGAGGTGCAGGCTCGCTGTGTGAGCATGCGTTGGTTAGTCTTTCTTTAAGAGAAACGGACAATGCCTTGCTTGGCGGCTGCCTCTTCCGCGCCATCGAGGTAGCGCTGGATTTCGGCACCACGGGCGAAGTCGGGCATGTCCTGAACACCGGTCTCGACTGCCTTGGCGAAGCGCTCGTAGATATTAGGCGTTTTGCCGGTGTAGAGGCTTTGCCAAGGGGTGGTTTTGCCGTCCTGGATTTCGCAGAATTCCAGCATTTCGTAACTTTTATCGAGGTCGATGCGCAGGGCACCTCGGTCGCCGTGGATCGATACGCTGACGGAGTTCAGGTGGCCGGTGGCGAAGCGTGTGGCGGTGATGACTCCGGCGGCTCCATTGGCAAAGCGAACGTTGAGGATCGCGGTGTCGTTGGCATCGAGAGTGTAGTCGCCAATCTTGCCGCCCTCAGCCTTGTCGAGCGTGGGCAGCATGGCCTGCATTTCGGCAATGGGACCCACGGGCAGAGTGGCGAAATCCAAAATGTGCACGCCGACATCCCCGAGGACGCCCTTACTGCCGTGTGCTTGCGAGAGACGCCAAAGCCAGCCGGGCTCTTCGGACCAGACGCCCCATTCATTAGTCGTCAGCCAGCTCTGCAAGTAATTGCCCTGCACGTGGCGGATGCGGCCCAGTTTACCATCGGCGACCCACTGTGCTGCGAGCTGAATCGCGGAGCTATTGCGGTAGCTGAAGTTGACCATGTTAATCACGCCAGCGGACTTTGCCGCGTCGGCCATCTTTTGCGCATCGGAGTAGCTGGTGGCCAGTGGTTTTTCGCAGAGCACATGCTTACCTGCAGCCAGCGCCTCCAGCGAAAGCGGGCAGTGGGAATTATCCGGGGTGACGATGCTTACCGCGTCGACCTGCTCCTTACTGTAAAGTGCTTCTGTGCTCGTGTAAGCCTTGGCTATGCCGTGCTTCTGGCAGTAAGCGCTTGCCCGCTGTTCGTCGAGATCGACGCCGGCCACGATTTCCACGCCTGGTATTTTGGCAAAATTCAAGGCGTGGCTGTTCGCCATGCCGCCAGTCCCAATGATTGCAAGTTTCATTGGGATACTGGCTTACCGAATCTAGCTCGTCGCAAGCAATGCAATACTGAATTTGATTCGTTTGGTTCCCTTGTGCCGTAATCGTCTTTGAGGACGCAGGTTAGGTGGACACGCGTTTCTAAATGAGAAAAGAAAAACGGCGCCCTGCTAACAGGACGCCGTCGCGTAATAGTAGTGGTGTTATAAAATCCCTTACGAAGTGGGAACTTCGGCGATCGTCTTGAGAACGCGCGAGCAGATCTGGTAGGGGTCGCCCTGCGAGTTCGGACGGCGGTCTTCCAGGTAGCCCTGATACTTGTCGCCCTTGACGAAGCTGTGCGGCACGCGGATGGAAGCACCGCGGTCGGCAACACCCCAGGAGAACTTGTCGATGGACTGAGTTTCGTGGAGGCCGGTGAGGCGCAGGTGGTTGTCCGGACCGTAAGCAGCGATGTGCTCGTCCTTGTTCTTTTCGAACGCGTCCATGAGCTTGAGGAAGTAGTCCTTGCCGCCAACTTCGCGCATGTACTTTGTGGAGAAGTTGCAGTGCATACCGGAGCCGTTCCAGTCACCGAGGAAGGGCTTGCAGTGCCACTCGACGTCTACGCTGTACTTTTCGCAGAGGCGCAGGAGCAGGTAGCGGGCTACCCAGATATCGTCAGCGCACTCCTTGGAGCCCTTGGCGAAGACCTGGAATTCCCACTGGCCCTTGGCCACTTCGGCGTTGATGCCTTCGTGGTTGATGCCGGCTGCGAGGCAGAGGTCGAGGTGCTTGTCGACAATTTCGCGGGCGATGTTGCCAACGTTGGCATAGCCGACGCCGGTGTAGTATTCGCCTTGCGGTGCGGGATAGCCATCGGTTGGCCAGCCCAGCGGGCGCTTGTCTTGGTAAAGGAAATACTCTTGCTCGAGGCCAAACCAGGTGTCCGGATCGTCAACGATCGTAGCGCGGTAGTTGGATGGGTGCGGCGTTTCGCCGTCTGGCATCATGACTTCGCACAGCACGATGAAGCAACCTTCGCCGCGGTCGATGTCCGGATACAGCTTGACGGGCTTCAGCACGCAGTCGGAGCTCTTACCTTCAGCCTGTTGGGTGGAGCTACCGTCGAATCCCCACATAGGGAGGTCGTCGATGGACTTGGGCTCCTCGGAGGCGAGGCGGGTTTTACCACGGAGATTTGGCACGGGGGTGTAACCGTCGAGCCAGATATACTCGAGCTTATACTTGATAGGCATAATCAGTGTTGTTGGTTAGATAGATATGGCAGAAATGCGGTCCGTTTAAGGACTGCGTTCCCGACTATCGGGTTTTTATATGAAAAGGCACGTCGAAAAGCACCTCATGTGCCAAATAGGTAATTTTTCCCTGAGAGGCGTTCATTTTGCATTATTGTGAGCGAATTTTACCACTTTTGGCCGAGGTGATGAATTTTGCTCATGGATGTATGGCCTAGTATCAGATCGAAATCAAGTTAACACACCGTGCTTTCTCTCTGGAATTGCTGCACGGGTTTTGTATAACTTCAGCCAATGCAGGGTAATAAAGACACTAAGCAGGCCAAGGTGCGCATCGGTTACGATGGCCTGGTGCGCAAAAATTTCCTCGGCCCCATGGCCAAAGAGCGGTTTGAGAACGAACTGCGCGTGCTGAAATACCTCGAAGAGAAAGGCTGCGAGTTCGTGCCGCGTGTGGTCGATTACAAGGCCGAGACGTTGTTCATGGTCACGACCAATTGCGGCAAAGTCGTCGAGAAGATCAGCGACTCTAAGCTGAAGCAGATTTTCGACGAGTTGGAAACCTACGGCGTGCGCCACGAGGACCGATTTGCGCGCAACGTGACCTACAGCGCGCAGTTGGGCCGGTTTTGCCTGATCGATTTCGAGTTCGCCACCATTCTGGAGACTGGCGAGGGGCTAACCGTGGAAGAGGTGACTGAATATCGCCTCGAACAACAACGCAGGCAGGCCGACTAATGGGCGCGCAGAATCCAACCGAGCCGACCGGCCTGCGCTGGTGGGGAATGACTGACAAGGGCCGTTTCCGCCAAAATAACGAAGACGCTTTCCTGGGGCTTGAGCTCGACGGCCGCGAGGTCTTCCGGCTGGGCAAAGTCGGTGAAGCCAAATTTGAGCAGGGCGACTTCATCTTTGCCGTCAGCGATGGGATGGGCGGAGCCAATGCGGGGGAGTTCGCCAGCCGCATTGCCGTGGAGAAAATTACGCAGCTCTTGCCGTCGGCCTTTCGCTTGCGGGCGACGGGATTTCGTCGCGGCGGCACAGATTTCCTGGCCGAGGTCATCGACCAGATTCATGCTGAAATGCGATGGCAGGGCCGGGCATACGAGGAAACCTCCGGGATGGGAGCCACGTTGAGTATGTCTTGGTTCACGCCCGAGAAGGCCTATTTTGCTCACGTCGGCGATAGCCGGATTTACCACCTGCCCAAGGACGGCGGCTACACGCAGATTACCCACGACCATACGCACGTCGGTTCGCTGGTTCGCTCGGGCCAGTTGACTGAGCTGCAGGCGCGTATGCATCCGGCTAAATCAATGCTCCAGATGGCCCTCGGGGGCAAGGTGGACAACGTCGACCCGCACTTGGGCTCAGTCATTTATGAGCCGGGTGACTGGTTCGTCTTCTGTTCGGACGGCATCTCTGACGGCGTCAGCTCACGCAAGATTGAGGACCTCATTCGCACGCCCTCGCAGGTGGCGATTAAATACCCTCCCGCAGAGCGCCTGATCAAGGAGGCGTGGGATTCCTCCCGCGACAACATGACGGCAGTCGTGGTGGAGGTCTTTTAATGTCGCTGCCCGCGCCACGCTGGAATTGCCAAGCCTGAGCGCGGGTTGGTTTCACCATTTGCAGAGAAGGCGGCTCATGGCGTCGATTTTTCGCTGGATGATTTACTGATGATACCCGTGCCCGCGCGGAAACTTATCTATGGCAAGTAGCCGAGGTGACCGCCTTCGGGCTTGATCAGTAAAGCGCTCCTCGCTCATGGTGGAGGCTTTCTCCATGAATCAGCGGAAGCGAAAACAAACCCGTCTGCAAGCCAAGCTCGCCAAGGGCAGTGGCATCGAGCGCCTGATGGACGACCTCGGTCGCGCCTTGGCGGAAGGAGCCGGGCACGTGCACATGCTCGGCGGCGGCAATCCTGCACCCATCCCGGAGGTTGCCCAGCGCTGGCGCACACTCATGCGGGAGATGCTCGACAGCGCGCCCGAGCGCTTCGACCGCATGCTCGGCGTCTATGACCCCCAGCAGGGGAACGGCCGTTTTATTCGAGCCGTGGCCAAACTGTTTAACGACGCCTACGGATGGGGGCTGACCGAGGACAATATTGTCATCACTAATGGTGGGCAGACGGCGTATTTTTACCTCTTTAATTTGCTCGCAGGCGAGGGCGAGGAGGGCTTGCAGCGAATCCTTTTTCCGCTGATGCCGGAATACATCGGCTATGCCGAACAAGGGCTGCATCCGGAGTCGTTTATCGCCGCCCAATCCATTATTGAGGAGCTACCGGGCAATCTCTTTAAGTATAGAGTCGATTTCGACAATCTGCCCTGGGATGAGTCCATCGCCGCGGTCTGTGTTTCGCGTCCCACGAATCCGACTGGCAATGTGCTGACCGATGCCGAGGTCCAGCGTCTGCATCAGCTATGCACTGAGCGCGGTGCCTACCTGATCATCGACAATGCCTACGGAGCACCGTTCCCCGACATGATCTTCACGGATGTTCAGCCATTTTGGGGCGAGAACACCGTGCTGACATACAGCCTTTCCAAGCTTGGTCTGCCGGGCACGCGAACGGGCATATTAATCGGGCCGCCGGAAATTTGCCGCGCCATTTCGTCGATGAACGCCGTTGCCGGGCTCGCCAATGGCAATGTGGGGCAGTCGTTGACCCTGCCGTTGTTTGAGTCTGGAGAAATCATGACGGTGGCGCATGATGAAATTCGCCCCTACTATCAGGAGCGTAGCCAGCGCGCGGTCCAGATGGTGCATGAGGCGATGGACGGCGTGCCGTGCCGCGTGCACGTTTCGGAGGGCGCGCTGTTTCTATGGCTGTGGTTTCCGGGCCTACCGGGTGGTGCGGATGCGCTTTATGAGGATTTGAAAGAGGCGGGTGTGCTCGTCGTGCCCGGGCATTTCTTTTTTCATGCTTTGCCTGAGCCTTGGCCGCATGCCGAGGAGTGCATTCGCATCAATTACGCGATGAATATCGATGCCTTCCCGGAAGCCATGCGGATCATGGCGGTCGTTGTCC is a window from the Cerasicoccus sp. TK19100 genome containing:
- a CDS encoding Gfo/Idh/MocA family protein codes for the protein MKLAIIGTGGMANSHALNFAKIPGVEIVAGVDLDEQRASAYCQKHGIAKAYTSTEALYSKEQVDAVSIVTPDNSHCPLSLEALAAGKHVLCEKPLATSYSDAQKMADAAKSAGVINMVNFSYRNSSAIQLAAQWVADGKLGRIRHVQGNYLQSWLTTNEWGVWSEEPGWLWRLSQAHGSKGVLGDVGVHILDFATLPVGPIAEMQAMLPTLDKAEGGKIGDYTLDANDTAILNVRFANGAAGVITATRFATGHLNSVSVSIHGDRGALRIDLDKSYEMLEFCEIQDGKTTPWQSLYTGKTPNIYERFAKAVETGVQDMPDFARGAEIQRYLDGAEEAAAKQGIVRFS
- a CDS encoding glutamine synthetase beta-grasp domain-containing protein, translated to MPIKYKLEYIWLDGYTPVPNLRGKTRLASEEPKSIDDLPMWGFDGSSTQQAEGKSSDCVLKPVKLYPDIDRGEGCFIVLCEVMMPDGETPHPSNYRATIVDDPDTWFGLEQEYFLYQDKRPLGWPTDGYPAPQGEYYTGVGYANVGNIAREIVDKHLDLCLAAGINHEGINAEVAKGQWEFQVFAKGSKECADDIWVARYLLLRLCEKYSVDVEWHCKPFLGDWNGSGMHCNFSTKYMREVGGKDYFLKLMDAFEKNKDEHIAAYGPDNHLRLTGLHETQSIDKFSWGVADRGASIRVPHSFVKGDKYQGYLEDRRPNSQGDPYQICSRVLKTIAEVPTS
- a CDS encoding serine/threonine protein phosphatase, whose protein sequence is MQGNKDTKQAKVRIGYDGLVRKNFLGPMAKERFENELRVLKYLEEKGCEFVPRVVDYKAETLFMVTTNCGKVVEKISDSKLKQIFDELETYGVRHEDRFARNVTYSAQLGRFCLIDFEFATILETGEGLTVEEVTEYRLEQQRRQAD
- a CDS encoding PP2C family protein-serine/threonine phosphatase, which translates into the protein MGAQNPTEPTGLRWWGMTDKGRFRQNNEDAFLGLELDGREVFRLGKVGEAKFEQGDFIFAVSDGMGGANAGEFASRIAVEKITQLLPSAFRLRATGFRRGGTDFLAEVIDQIHAEMRWQGRAYEETSGMGATLSMSWFTPEKAYFAHVGDSRIYHLPKDGGYTQITHDHTHVGSLVRSGQLTELQARMHPAKSMLQMALGGKVDNVDPHLGSVIYEPGDWFVFCSDGISDGVSSRKIEDLIRTPSQVAIKYPPAERLIKEAWDSSRDNMTAVVVEVF
- a CDS encoding valine--pyruvate transaminase, whose translation is MNQRKRKQTRLQAKLAKGSGIERLMDDLGRALAEGAGHVHMLGGGNPAPIPEVAQRWRTLMREMLDSAPERFDRMLGVYDPQQGNGRFIRAVAKLFNDAYGWGLTEDNIVITNGGQTAYFYLFNLLAGEGEEGLQRILFPLMPEYIGYAEQGLHPESFIAAQSIIEELPGNLFKYRVDFDNLPWDESIAAVCVSRPTNPTGNVLTDAEVQRLHQLCTERGAYLIIDNAYGAPFPDMIFTDVQPFWGENTVLTYSLSKLGLPGTRTGILIGPPEICRAISSMNAVAGLANGNVGQSLTLPLFESGEIMTVAHDEIRPYYQERSQRAVQMVHEAMDGVPCRVHVSEGALFLWLWFPGLPGGADALYEDLKEAGVLVVPGHFFFHALPEPWPHAEECIRINYAMNIDAFPEAMRIMAVVVRARFERD